Proteins from one Terriglobia bacterium genomic window:
- a CDS encoding SDR family oxidoreductase: MSTESLHGQTALVTGAAKRIGREIALALARAGVNVAVHFRHSARQAEELRTELASHGVMAWLVDADFSDIAAAQRLIPEVVEAAGSLEILVNSASLFLPSTIQNIDFADLMNQMQVNAWAPFVLSREFARHIGRGKIINLLDSRIVGDDRSHVAYILSKQVFALLMKMTAVEFAPRITVNGVAPGLILPPVGEDESYLNDLARKIPLKRHGEPADIADAVLYLLKSDFITGQVIFVDGGRHLMEPNRGPDHNH, from the coding sequence ATGAGCACAGAGAGCCTGCACGGCCAGACGGCGCTGGTAACCGGCGCGGCGAAGCGCATCGGCCGGGAGATTGCTTTGGCCCTCGCCCGTGCTGGTGTTAATGTGGCCGTGCACTTCCGGCATTCCGCGAGGCAAGCGGAGGAACTGCGCACGGAGCTGGCTTCACACGGAGTGATGGCGTGGCTCGTGGATGCGGATTTTAGCGATATCGCGGCCGCCCAACGGCTGATCCCGGAAGTCGTCGAGGCGGCCGGGTCACTCGAAATTCTCGTGAACAGCGCTTCGCTGTTTCTCCCGAGCACCATCCAGAACATTGATTTTGCGGACCTGATGAACCAAATGCAGGTAAACGCGTGGGCGCCATTTGTGCTCAGCCGGGAGTTTGCCCGCCACATCGGTCGCGGGAAAATCATCAATCTGCTTGATTCGCGGATTGTGGGAGACGACCGATCCCACGTGGCTTACATTCTCAGCAAGCAGGTTTTCGCCCTCCTGATGAAGATGACGGCGGTTGAATTTGCTCCCCGAATAACCGTGAACGGTGTGGCGCCCGGGTTGATTTTACCTCCCGTCGGTGAGGATGAGAGCTACCTGAACGATCTCGCGCGAAAGATCCCCCTCAAACGGCACGGGGAGCCGGCCGATATCGCCGACGCAGTTCTGTATCTACTCAAAAGCGACTTCATAACCGGCCAGGTGATTTTCGTGGATGGAGGCCGGCACCTCATGGAGCCAAATCGTGGACCGGATCATAATCACTGA
- the folK gene encoding 2-amino-4-hydroxy-6-hydroxymethyldihydropteridine diphosphokinase gives MKVRAFIAVGSNIRPEENVRTALLALARQEQIVAVSTIYRTEPEGRPDQPDFYNCVVEIKTDKTPEALKYQVLRRIEAGLGRQRTSDKFAPRTIDLDLMLYDDLVLDTDSLVLPDPEIASRAFLAACLSELAPDMTLPGTTSWVTELAARLPQDHMHPLEDYTAQIRRDMYFLGRG, from the coding sequence GTGAAGGTTCGCGCGTTCATAGCCGTGGGATCCAACATCAGGCCGGAAGAGAATGTGCGTACTGCCCTCCTAGCCCTGGCCCGGCAAGAGCAGATTGTTGCTGTTTCCACAATCTATCGAACGGAACCGGAAGGCCGGCCCGATCAGCCGGATTTCTACAATTGCGTCGTCGAAATCAAGACGGACAAGACTCCTGAGGCGCTGAAATACCAGGTTCTCAGGCGCATCGAAGCCGGCCTCGGAAGGCAGCGGACTTCGGATAAGTTCGCGCCGCGTACCATCGACCTCGACTTGATGCTCTATGACGACCTGGTACTCGACACGGACAGCCTCGTACTGCCCGACCCCGAGATAGCCTCCAGGGCCTTCCTTGCCGCGTGTTTGAGCGAACTCGCACCGGACATGACGTTGCCGGGAACCACTTCATGGGTCACAGAGCTGGCTGCGCGTCTCCCTCAAGACCATATGCACCCACTCGAAGACTATACGGCCCAGATAAGGAGAGACATGTATTTCTTAGGACGCGGATAA
- a CDS encoding dihydroneopterin aldolase yields MDRIIITDIRARCIVGVNKDERTEKQDVTVNLSIYADLRKPGRSDKFEDAIDYRAIKKRVLNLVENSKYFLLEALAQAVADICLETPGVIKVHVRVDKPSALRFARSVSVEISRQRGAQ; encoded by the coding sequence GTGGACCGGATCATAATCACTGACATTCGCGCCCGCTGCATCGTGGGCGTCAACAAAGACGAGCGCACCGAAAAACAGGATGTGACCGTCAACCTTTCCATCTACGCCGACCTCCGGAAGCCGGGGCGATCCGACAAGTTCGAAGATGCCATTGACTACCGAGCCATCAAGAAACGGGTGCTCAACCTGGTTGAGAACTCGAAATATTTCCTGCTTGAGGCGCTCGCGCAGGCCGTGGCGGATATCTGCCTCGAGACACCCGGCGTCATCAAAGTCCATGTCCGGGTGGACAAGCCATCTGCCTTGCGCTTCGCCCGGAGCGTGAGCGTTGAGATATCACGGCAAAGAGGGGCGCAGTGA